In Vagococcus hydrophili, one DNA window encodes the following:
- the rpoZ gene encoding DNA-directed RNA polymerase subunit omega — protein sequence MMLNPSIDKLLEQVDSKYSLVILSSKRAHELDEGAQPMIEESKFVSYKNVGRGLEEIASGDVVIDPNPELKRELIKRQEEEKKAMKRREHQELEARIQMDRK from the coding sequence ATTATGTTAAATCCATCAATTGATAAATTATTAGAACAAGTAGATTCAAAATATTCATTAGTAATCCTTTCAAGTAAACGTGCTCACGAGCTTGACGAAGGGGCACAACCAATGATCGAAGAAAGTAAATTTGTTTCTTACAAAAATGTTGGACGTGGTTTAGAAGAAATCGCAAGTGGTGATGTTGTTATCGATCCTAATCCGGAATTAAAAAGAGAATTAATCAAGCGTCAAGAAGAAGAGAAAAAAGCCATGAAACGTCGCGAGCACCAAGAATTAGAAGCGCGTATTCAAATGGATCGTAAATAA
- a CDS encoding YdbC family protein: MAQEFSYEIVEEIAVLSENPKGWRKELNLVSWNGRPPKFDLRDWAPEHEKMGKGVTLSNEEFEALRKTIKEM, translated from the coding sequence ATGGCACAAGAATTTTCATATGAAATCGTTGAAGAAATTGCTGTATTATCAGAAAATCCCAAGGGTTGGAGAAAAGAATTAAACTTAGTGAGTTGGAATGGTCGTCCACCTAAATTCGATTTAAGAGACTGGGCACCTGAGCATGAAAAAATGGGTAAAGGTGTTACTTTGTCCAATGAAGAATTTGAAGCTTTAAGAAAAACAATAAAAGAGATGTAG
- the rsmB gene encoding 16S rRNA (cytosine(967)-C(5))-methyltransferase RsmB: MNKNRKLPRKVYESPRLAALELLVQVSEEDAYSNLLVKEYITKHRLSEKDGRLMTEIVYGTISRKLTLEYGLTNFVEDTSKIDNWVKQLLLMSLYQMEYLDKVPEYSVISEAVEIAKAKSNPGIGRYVNGVLRSVQREGLRPTEEIKNKVKRLSTEISIPKWLTKRLVDTIGFEETEKLGQSLLMPSKASARVNTHLISREEAITRLEEEGIFAEESTVSPVGIVAKKGFLAGSTLFKEGLLTVQDESSMLVAPSMQIKPDAKILDACAAPGGKTVHMAIYLDEAKGGKITALDIHEHKLKLIEENTERLGVSNVVETHLLDAREVATAFPDESFDHILVDAPCSGLGLLRRKPDIKYSKKLEDILELQEIQLAILESVVTKVAQCGIITYSTCTIAPEENQEVINKFLEKHPNFEKIDIDGAENIPMSYHDQMVQVYPHHYQTDGFFICCLKKKQ; this comes from the coding sequence TTGAATAAAAATAGAAAATTACCAAGAAAAGTATATGAATCACCAAGGTTAGCCGCTCTTGAATTATTGGTTCAAGTATCAGAAGAAGACGCGTACTCAAATCTTTTAGTGAAGGAGTATATCACCAAACACCGTCTTTCTGAAAAAGATGGTCGTTTGATGACAGAGATTGTCTACGGTACGATTAGTCGAAAATTAACTTTAGAATATGGCTTAACTAATTTTGTAGAAGATACCTCTAAAATTGATAACTGGGTAAAACAACTCTTATTGATGTCGTTATACCAAATGGAATATTTGGATAAAGTTCCAGAATACAGTGTGATTAGTGAAGCAGTTGAAATTGCGAAAGCTAAAAGTAATCCAGGAATTGGTCGTTACGTGAATGGTGTTTTAAGAAGTGTTCAGCGTGAAGGGTTAAGACCAACTGAGGAAATTAAAAATAAAGTGAAACGTCTATCGACAGAAATTAGTATTCCTAAGTGGTTAACGAAACGATTAGTTGATACGATTGGTTTTGAAGAGACGGAAAAACTAGGTCAGTCACTTTTAATGCCGAGTAAAGCGAGCGCTCGAGTGAATACTCATTTGATTAGCCGTGAAGAAGCTATCACGCGCCTTGAAGAAGAGGGGATTTTTGCAGAAGAAAGTACGGTTTCTCCGGTGGGGATTGTTGCTAAAAAAGGTTTCTTAGCAGGAAGCACTCTTTTTAAAGAAGGATTGTTAACGGTTCAAGATGAAAGCTCAATGTTAGTGGCACCAAGTATGCAAATTAAGCCAGACGCTAAAATATTAGATGCTTGTGCGGCACCAGGCGGTAAAACCGTTCATATGGCAATTTATTTAGATGAGGCTAAAGGTGGTAAAATTACGGCTTTAGATATTCATGAACACAAACTGAAATTAATCGAAGAAAACACAGAACGTTTAGGTGTTTCAAATGTTGTTGAAACGCATCTTTTAGATGCTAGAGAAGTGGCAACGGCTTTCCCAGATGAAAGTTTTGATCATATTTTAGTAGATGCACCTTGTTCTGGCTTAGGTTTATTACGCCGCAAACCAGATATTAAATACAGTAAAAAACTAGAAGATATCTTGGAACTTCAAGAAATCCAACTAGCAATTTTAGAAAGTGTTGTTACAAAAGTAGCGCAATGCGGTATAATAACGTATAGTACTTGTACAATTGCCCCAGAGGAAAACCAAGAGGTAATTAACAAGTTTTTAGAAAAACATCCTAACTTTGAAAAAATTGATATTGATGGGGCAGAAAATATACCAATGAGTTATCATGATCAAATGGTACAAGTTTACCCTCATCACTATCAAACTGATGGATTTTTTATTTGTTGCTTAAAGAAAAAGCAATAG
- a CDS encoding cytidine deaminase family protein has protein sequence MFEKLTSEASKVINPKEYSRFAEGGQVAAALETVSGAIYTGICIDTACSMGFCAEHAAAADMLKHGETQVVRMVALDKDGNYLSPCGRCREFLSQLDEKNSEMEILLANGNVYTLRELLPFDWKN, from the coding sequence ATGTTTGAAAAGTTAACAAGCGAGGCATCTAAAGTGATTAATCCTAAAGAATATTCAAGATTTGCAGAAGGCGGGCAAGTGGCAGCTGCCCTTGAAACGGTGTCTGGCGCTATTTATACCGGCATTTGTATTGATACAGCGTGCTCCATGGGCTTTTGTGCAGAACATGCTGCAGCGGCTGATATGTTGAAACATGGGGAAACTCAAGTCGTAAGAATGGTGGCTCTGGATAAAGATGGCAATTATCTATCTCCTTGTGGTAGATGTCGTGAATTTTTATCTCAATTAGATGAAAAAAATAGTGAGATGGAAATATTATTAGCTAATGGGAATGTTTATACTTTAAGAGAATTACTTCCTTTTGATTGGAAGAATTAG
- a CDS encoding patatin-like phospholipase family protein — MKELYPLDLKLLNFEKCKELLPFYQSNKQAVLSLSKKIVKLDENDSFYGWYQKNKLLFIISVTFKKAAMEIDNIIMMSEGASVSDFELGMVNLAKRRFKDKIILKLPLQGEGLNSQLQEKEFVHQSGESYVRELSYRTGLVLGGGGAKGAYQIGVWRALRECNVQFSLISGTSVGALNGGLILQDNFRLAEEMWQDVTTQQILLMPDSIEDDSEGYSMNQLLSGLQKLTKTAIQSKGVSTDPLYRLIKELMSPEDIFNSEKEFFIVTTATPNMEETVVSLKDMTEESFSKWLLASSSFFPAMAACLIGETYYVDGGYRNNVPKDVLLEAGATELIVVDVKGPGVTKSTKVPSEIVELEISSQWGLGNVLLFDGKRSSWNMKLGYLETMKILGEYQGFDYTFTKGGFKQVSLVLSQKFFKFLKRSDFFENWFHKKTNLSEWEWLQAQKFQPEFLSVLLLESLAKKLEIDPAKLYSLEELSLLVVSELRKQEQGSSQVEAEEMMYSVTEWLSKFVKQKVPISDLQRVFYYYHFFKKEEEERYRDAYYLLMDVSWQSGLEGLFLLFLESELN, encoded by the coding sequence ATGAAAGAGTTATATCCATTAGATTTAAAATTATTAAATTTTGAAAAATGTAAAGAATTACTACCGTTTTATCAATCAAATAAACAAGCTGTCTTGAGTTTGAGTAAAAAAATTGTGAAATTAGATGAAAACGACAGCTTTTATGGTTGGTATCAGAAAAATAAACTTCTTTTTATTATATCTGTAACATTTAAAAAAGCAGCCATGGAGATTGATAATATCATCATGATGTCTGAGGGAGCTAGTGTCTCTGACTTTGAATTAGGAATGGTGAATCTTGCTAAAAGAAGATTCAAAGACAAGATTATTTTAAAATTACCTCTTCAAGGTGAAGGGTTAAATTCACAGTTACAAGAAAAAGAGTTTGTTCATCAGTCAGGTGAAAGTTATGTTCGAGAACTTTCTTATCGAACAGGTTTGGTTTTAGGTGGAGGTGGCGCTAAGGGCGCATATCAAATAGGTGTTTGGCGTGCTTTGAGAGAATGTAATGTTCAGTTTAGCTTGATTAGCGGAACGTCTGTAGGGGCGTTAAATGGCGGTTTAATTTTACAAGATAATTTCAGATTAGCTGAAGAAATGTGGCAAGATGTAACGACACAGCAAATACTGCTGATGCCAGATTCCATTGAAGATGATTCAGAAGGTTACTCTATGAATCAATTGCTCTCAGGATTGCAAAAATTAACTAAAACAGCGATCCAATCAAAAGGAGTTAGCACAGACCCTCTTTATCGTTTGATCAAAGAATTAATGTCTCCAGAAGATATCTTTAATAGCGAAAAAGAATTTTTTATCGTGACAACGGCGACACCGAATATGGAAGAAACTGTGGTCTCTTTGAAAGACATGACGGAGGAGAGCTTTTCTAAATGGTTGTTAGCTTCTTCTTCCTTCTTTCCGGCGATGGCAGCTTGTCTAATAGGTGAAACTTACTATGTGGACGGTGGCTACCGAAATAATGTTCCTAAAGATGTGTTACTTGAGGCGGGTGCTACTGAACTGATAGTGGTGGATGTTAAGGGACCTGGAGTGACCAAATCAACAAAGGTTCCTAGTGAAATTGTTGAACTAGAAATCTCTAGTCAATGGGGTTTAGGGAATGTTTTGTTGTTTGACGGTAAACGCTCATCTTGGAATATGAAATTAGGCTACCTTGAAACCATGAAAATATTAGGGGAATATCAAGGCTTTGACTATACTTTTACTAAGGGTGGATTTAAGCAGGTAAGTTTAGTACTAAGTCAGAAATTTTTCAAATTTTTAAAGAGAAGTGATTTTTTTGAAAATTGGTTCCATAAAAAGACTAATTTAAGTGAGTGGGAATGGCTCCAAGCGCAAAAATTCCAACCAGAATTTCTGAGTGTTTTATTACTCGAATCTTTAGCGAAAAAACTAGAAATAGATCCAGCAAAACTGTATAGTTTAGAAGAGCTATCTTTACTTGTTGTGTCAGAATTAAGAAAACAAGAACAAGGCAGTAGTCAAGTTGAAGCGGAAGAAATGATGTACTCAGTAACGGAATGGTTAAGTAAATTTGTGAAGCAAAAAGTACCTATTTCAGACTTACAGCGAGTCTTTTATTATTATCATTTCTTTAAAAAAGAAGAGGAAGAAAGGTACCGGGATGCTTATTATTTATTAATGGATGTCTCGTGGCAAAGTGGTTTAGAAGGATTATTTTTACTATTTTTAGAAAGTGAGTTGAATTAA
- the def gene encoding peptide deformylase: MQKIVMYPNKVLTTPTKKVPFIDDEIIELLDDMYQVIKAKDAIGLAANQIGVSKSVIVIELDEESGLFEMINPEIVAKKGKSIDVEGCLSFPDIYGTVERYEEVTMRYVDREGYEMEVDATGYLARAFQHEMEHLRGELFTDNIIDYIKPEDLDKYMEEHGYD, encoded by the coding sequence ATGCAAAAAATAGTAATGTATCCAAATAAAGTGTTAACAACACCAACTAAAAAAGTACCATTCATTGATGACGAAATCATTGAGTTATTAGATGACATGTATCAAGTGATTAAAGCTAAAGACGCGATTGGTTTAGCAGCGAATCAAATTGGTGTGTCAAAAAGTGTGATTGTCATTGAACTAGATGAAGAATCAGGTCTATTCGAAATGATTAATCCAGAAATTGTCGCTAAAAAAGGCAAGTCGATTGATGTGGAAGGGTGTTTAAGTTTCCCAGATATCTACGGAACCGTTGAAAGATACGAAGAAGTGACAATGCGCTATGTTGACCGTGAAGGCTATGAAATGGAAGTGGACGCAACAGGTTATTTAGCACGAGCTTTCCAACACGAGATGGAACATTTAAGAGGCGAGTTATTCACGGATAACATTATTGATTACATCAAACCAGAAGATTTAGATAAGTATATGGAGGAACATGGTTATGACTAA
- the priA gene encoding primosomal protein N' codes for MTWIADIIVDVPAMQTDQPFSYEVPDHLVDVVEVGLRVEVPFGNGNRHIQGFIVGLRETLETEVELKAIIGVLDLHPVLTHELLALADEMKETTYSYKITCLQTMLPSVMKSSYTKYVTQTDKALPKIIEEELFLGLAEIEWEQAQESPHFAELLRLKKTGHVDIRYEVTTKNKVKTKRVLKKVMTNEQLQAERENLRKNAVQKWRLLSFLLEIDEAEHGIKEVMETHDISNSAINDGKKLGWLTIEEREVYRDPYALHQFKKDEPLVLNSEQQEALDTMKESMDASKSDVFLLEGVTGSGKTEVYLQAIAHCLAKGQTAIMLVPEISLTPQTVTRFKKRFGDDVAVLHSGLSQGEKYDEWRKIERKEASVVVGARSAVFAPLENIGLIVIDEEHEGSYKQDETPRYHAKYLAIWRGNYHHCPVLLGSATPSLEARARAQKGVYRLLILNERAVSKATLPIINIVDMKLEMKNALSTSFSNQLLEKLKERMEKKEQSVLMLNRRGYSSFVMCRDCGYVLPCPNCDISLTLHMDTKQMKCHYCGHEERIPYRCPICDGDKIRYYGTGTQKIEEELKELLPDARVIRMDVDTTRKKGAHEKLLKQFGAGDADILLGTQMIAKGLDFPNVTLVGVLNADTALNLPDFRASEKTFQLLTQVSGRAGRGDKSGEVVIQTFNPDHYAIQLAKNQEYEPFYQHELKLRHRGNYPPFYFTTQLVVSHEEEHLAAKKMFEIVHFLKGFLSPNAIMLGPTPKSVARMNKRYYYQTVIKYKNEPELSKGLKVILEESQKEMRNGLRITIDMEPQHFI; via the coding sequence ATGACGTGGATAGCAGATATTATTGTGGATGTGCCCGCTATGCAGACGGATCAGCCTTTCAGTTATGAAGTTCCCGATCACTTGGTCGATGTGGTGGAAGTTGGGCTGCGTGTTGAGGTGCCTTTTGGCAATGGGAATCGGCATATTCAAGGTTTTATTGTGGGGTTGAGAGAGACCTTGGAAACAGAAGTTGAGTTAAAAGCAATTATCGGTGTTTTAGACTTACATCCTGTTTTAACCCATGAATTACTAGCCTTAGCAGATGAGATGAAGGAAACAACGTATTCATACAAAATAACGTGTCTTCAAACCATGCTACCAAGTGTTATGAAGTCTTCTTATACGAAATACGTGACACAAACAGATAAGGCACTACCTAAAATTATTGAAGAAGAACTCTTTTTAGGTTTGGCAGAGATTGAGTGGGAACAAGCTCAGGAATCCCCTCATTTTGCCGAATTGTTACGCTTAAAAAAGACGGGACATGTGGATATTCGTTATGAAGTAACGACTAAAAATAAGGTGAAAACAAAACGCGTTTTAAAGAAAGTAATGACTAACGAACAATTACAAGCTGAACGTGAAAATCTAAGGAAAAATGCAGTTCAAAAATGGCGACTATTATCATTTTTACTTGAGATAGATGAAGCCGAGCATGGAATTAAAGAAGTTATGGAGACTCATGATATTTCCAACAGTGCGATTAATGATGGAAAAAAACTTGGTTGGTTAACTATTGAAGAACGAGAAGTGTACCGTGATCCTTATGCCCTTCATCAATTTAAAAAAGATGAACCTTTAGTTTTAAATAGTGAACAACAAGAAGCCCTTGATACTATGAAAGAATCCATGGACGCTTCAAAATCAGATGTCTTTCTTTTGGAAGGTGTGACTGGTAGTGGGAAAACAGAGGTTTACTTACAAGCGATAGCCCACTGTCTAGCTAAAGGACAAACAGCGATTATGTTGGTTCCAGAAATTTCATTAACACCACAAACGGTGACGCGTTTTAAAAAACGTTTTGGTGATGATGTGGCGGTTCTTCATAGTGGCTTATCCCAAGGTGAAAAATATGATGAATGGCGAAAAATCGAAAGAAAAGAAGCCAGTGTTGTTGTTGGCGCTCGTTCTGCTGTATTTGCTCCACTTGAAAATATCGGCTTAATTGTGATTGATGAGGAACATGAAGGTAGTTATAAACAAGATGAAACGCCAAGATATCATGCCAAATATTTAGCGATTTGGCGCGGTAATTATCATCATTGTCCAGTTCTTCTAGGAAGTGCCACACCGTCTTTAGAAGCTCGCGCGCGAGCTCAAAAAGGCGTGTATCGTTTACTTATTTTAAATGAACGGGCAGTTTCCAAAGCAACGTTACCAATTATTAACATTGTGGATATGAAATTAGAAATGAAAAATGCGTTATCTACCAGTTTTTCTAATCAGTTGTTGGAAAAATTAAAAGAACGTATGGAGAAAAAAGAGCAATCCGTTTTAATGCTAAATAGACGAGGCTACTCATCCTTTGTAATGTGTCGGGATTGCGGGTATGTGTTACCTTGCCCGAATTGTGACATTTCCTTGACGCTGCATATGGACACGAAGCAAATGAAGTGCCATTATTGTGGTCATGAAGAGCGAATTCCTTATCGTTGTCCCATCTGTGATGGAGATAAAATTCGTTATTACGGCACAGGAACGCAAAAGATAGAAGAAGAGCTGAAAGAATTGTTACCAGATGCTCGTGTGATTCGGATGGATGTGGACACCACTCGTAAAAAAGGGGCCCATGAAAAATTATTAAAACAATTTGGCGCAGGAGATGCGGATATTTTACTTGGAACGCAAATGATAGCCAAAGGATTGGATTTTCCTAATGTTACCTTAGTAGGAGTGTTAAATGCAGATACCGCTCTTAACTTGCCTGATTTTAGAGCTAGTGAAAAAACCTTCCAATTGTTAACTCAAGTGAGTGGTCGTGCTGGCCGTGGGGATAAATCAGGAGAAGTTGTGATTCAAACCTTTAATCCAGATCATTACGCGATTCAACTAGCTAAAAATCAAGAGTATGAACCATTTTACCAACATGAATTAAAATTGCGTCATCGCGGAAATTATCCACCTTTTTATTTTACAACTCAATTAGTGGTGAGTCATGAAGAGGAACATTTAGCAGCGAAAAAAATGTTTGAAATCGTTCACTTTTTAAAAGGATTTTTATCCCCAAATGCGATTATGTTAGGTCCAACGCCTAAATCAGTTGCCAGAATGAATAAACGCTATTATTATCAAACAGTGATTAAATATAAAAATGAACCAGAATTAAGTAAGGGACTGAAAGTGATTTTAGAAGAATCACAAAAAGAAATGCGCAATGGCTTGCGAATTACCATTGACATGGAACCCCAACACTTCATATAA
- the gmk gene encoding guanylate kinase, with product MSERGLLIVLSGPSGVGKGTVRKAIFDSEGNEFEYSISMTTRQMRTGEKEGVDYFFSSREEFEKLIETGKMLEHAEYVGNYYGTPLDYVNQTLDEGKDVFLEIEVQGAMKVKEKVPDGVFIFLTPPDFDELKARIVGRGTDEMSVIDERMKIAREEVEMMSHYDYAVVNDKVDLAVDRIKKIIESEHFRVKHVIGRYEKMLKEF from the coding sequence ATGTCAGAACGAGGGTTATTAATAGTGTTATCTGGTCCATCCGGTGTAGGTAAAGGGACAGTAAGAAAAGCGATATTTGACAGTGAAGGTAATGAATTTGAATACTCAATCTCAATGACAACCCGTCAAATGAGAACTGGAGAAAAAGAAGGCGTTGATTACTTCTTTAGCTCAAGAGAAGAATTTGAAAAATTAATTGAAACTGGTAAAATGTTAGAGCATGCGGAGTACGTAGGAAATTACTACGGTACACCTCTTGATTACGTGAACCAAACATTAGATGAAGGTAAAGATGTCTTTTTAGAAATTGAAGTCCAAGGTGCTATGAAAGTAAAAGAGAAAGTGCCAGATGGCGTGTTTATCTTTTTAACGCCACCTGACTTTGACGAGTTGAAAGCAAGAATCGTTGGTCGCGGGACAGATGAGATGTCTGTGATTGATGAGAGAATGAAAATTGCTCGTGAAGAAGTTGAAATGATGAGTCATTACGATTATGCTGTAGTTAACGATAAAGTTGATTTGGCTGTCGATCGTATTAAAAAAATAATCGAGAGCGAACATTTTCGTGTGAAACATGTGATTGGTCGCTACGAAAAAATGCTAAAGGAGTTTTAA
- the fmt gene encoding methionyl-tRNA formyltransferase — protein sequence MTKIVFMGTPGFSVPILEGLVEKGYDVIRVVTQPDRPVGRKKVLTPPPVKESAVKLNIPVLQPEKISGSEEMAEIIDLAPDLIVTAAFGQFLPEKLLEAPKHGAINVHASLLPKYRGGAPVHYSIVNGDSETGVTIMNMVKKMDAGDKLFQQAIPIEKTDDVGSMFDKLSLLGKSMLLEMLPEFLAGNITPVPQDEEQVTYSPNITREEEQIDWNKTSQLIDCQVRGMRPWPVAYGMYQDARMKLWDVTALEEVTDEKPGTIIQLNKKNFWVACGENTVLQINELQPAGKGKLKAVEYLNGIGRSMEVGTRFE from the coding sequence ATGACTAAAATAGTATTTATGGGAACACCTGGCTTTTCAGTGCCGATTTTAGAAGGTTTGGTAGAAAAAGGGTACGATGTGATTCGTGTAGTAACCCAACCAGACCGTCCAGTGGGAAGAAAAAAAGTCCTAACCCCGCCACCCGTTAAGGAATCAGCGGTTAAATTAAATATTCCTGTTCTTCAACCAGAAAAAATCAGTGGTTCAGAAGAGATGGCAGAAATTATTGATTTAGCACCAGATTTAATCGTTACCGCAGCTTTTGGTCAGTTTTTACCAGAAAAATTATTAGAAGCACCGAAGCATGGGGCGATTAATGTTCATGCGTCACTTTTACCGAAATACCGTGGGGGAGCTCCAGTTCACTATTCAATTGTTAATGGAGATAGTGAAACAGGAGTAACGATCATGAACATGGTTAAAAAAATGGACGCAGGAGATAAATTATTCCAACAAGCGATACCGATTGAAAAAACAGATGACGTTGGAAGTATGTTTGATAAGCTAAGTCTTTTAGGAAAATCAATGTTACTTGAGATGTTACCAGAGTTTTTAGCTGGAAATATCACGCCAGTTCCTCAAGACGAAGAACAAGTGACGTACTCACCTAACATTACCCGTGAGGAAGAACAAATTGATTGGAATAAGACGAGTCAATTAATTGATTGCCAAGTTCGCGGTATGCGTCCATGGCCAGTGGCTTATGGTATGTATCAAGATGCGCGAATGAAATTATGGGATGTGACGGCTCTTGAAGAAGTGACAGATGAAAAACCAGGGACAATCATTCAATTGAACAAAAAGAACTTTTGGGTGGCTTGTGGTGAAAACACAGTGCTCCAAATTAATGAATTACAACCAGCTGGTAAAGGGAAATTAAAGGCCGTTGAATATTTAAACGGCATAGGAAGATCAATGGAAGTGGGAACGAGATTTGAATAA
- the acpS gene encoding holo-ACP synthase, with product MIVGIGIDIVELDRMKEVIEKNPKFIDRVLTEKERQLFDQLGEKRKVEFLGGRFACKEAFSKAFGTGIGKVKLTDVEILKEGNGRPVVVDSPFEGHVHVSISHTDQTAVAQIILEK from the coding sequence ATGATCGTTGGAATAGGTATTGATATTGTCGAATTAGACCGTATGAAAGAAGTTATTGAAAAAAATCCTAAATTTATTGACCGAGTGTTGACTGAAAAAGAACGTCAGCTTTTTGATCAATTAGGAGAGAAGCGGAAAGTGGAATTTTTAGGTGGGCGTTTTGCGTGTAAAGAAGCCTTTTCAAAAGCTTTTGGCACAGGAATTGGCAAAGTTAAGTTAACAGATGTGGAAATTTTAAAAGAGGGAAATGGTCGACCAGTTGTGGTAGATTCCCCTTTTGAGGGACATGTTCATGTGTCAATTTCTCACACAGATCAGACGGCAGTGGCGCAAATTATTTTAGAAAAATAA
- a CDS encoding YicC/YloC family endoribonuclease, whose product MKSMTGFGKSHINKENYQVVIEIKSVNHRYLDTQIRMPREFNSLEMKMKKLVKDHLERGRVECFVTVRKEADAYQTMAIKWGLLDQVMADLNTAKKERYKDQKFSTTKIMTGAIMHPALFEVVDKEETDEVLEADVLAVFEEAVKQLAISRTEEGTSIHAYFETYQKDIVAAINKIKEQSEIIEKEHQEKLTKKMKDLIGETVDENRILTEVALLIERGDINEELDRLAIHVEKLVNLIEKEGSIGKEMDFLIQEMNREVNTIGSKSTTIAIKEQVVFLKTVIEKIREQVQNIE is encoded by the coding sequence ATGAAAAGTATGACAGGATTTGGGAAAAGTCACATCAATAAAGAAAATTATCAAGTAGTTATTGAGATAAAATCAGTTAATCATCGCTATTTAGATACTCAAATTAGAATGCCTAGAGAGTTTAATTCTTTAGAAATGAAAATGAAAAAGCTTGTTAAAGACCATTTAGAAAGAGGTCGTGTTGAGTGTTTTGTGACGGTGAGAAAAGAAGCGGATGCTTATCAAACCATGGCGATTAAATGGGGACTACTTGATCAAGTCATGGCCGATTTAAATACTGCTAAAAAAGAGCGTTATAAAGACCAAAAATTTTCAACAACTAAGATTATGACAGGTGCGATTATGCACCCAGCATTGTTTGAAGTCGTGGATAAAGAAGAAACTGATGAGGTTTTGGAAGCAGATGTTTTAGCTGTTTTTGAAGAAGCGGTTAAGCAGTTAGCAATTAGTCGAACAGAAGAAGGCACTAGTATTCATGCTTATTTTGAAACCTATCAAAAAGATATCGTAGCAGCAATTAATAAAATAAAAGAGCAGTCGGAAATCATCGAAAAAGAACATCAAGAAAAATTAACGAAAAAAATGAAAGATTTAATTGGCGAGACAGTTGATGAAAACCGTATCCTAACGGAAGTGGCTTTACTGATTGAGCGAGGCGATATTAATGAAGAATTAGATCGTTTAGCGATTCATGTTGAGAAATTAGTAAATTTAATTGAAAAAGAAGGAAGTATCGGGAAAGAAATGGACTTCTTGATTCAAGAAATGAACCGTGAAGTCAATACAATTGGGTCTAAATCAACAACGATTGCCATTAAAGAGCAGGTTGTTTTCCTTAAAACGGTGATTGAAAAAATTAGAGAACAAGTCCAAAATATCGAATAA
- a CDS encoding Stp1/IreP family PP2C-type Ser/Thr phosphatase, with the protein MHIEFQTNVGRKRKSNQDTVGVYENKSGIVLGIVADGMGGHQAGDTASYLAVTGIGELWQETNLYKQNDVARWVVSAIQKENEVIYTEGSSNPDKYGMGTTIVVVALLGENILLGHVGDSRAYIIRNNGIKQLTDDHSLVNELVKTGEITLDMAAKHPKKNVLVRSVGVPGEVEVDLSVVAISENDHILLCSDGLSNMLSDTYMKSIVSQPDSLKKRVEQLISEANEAGGTDNITALLIDFKTPSKEAFDK; encoded by the coding sequence ATGCATATTGAATTCCAGACGAATGTAGGACGCAAAAGGAAAAGTAATCAGGATACAGTGGGAGTTTATGAGAATAAATCAGGAATTGTTTTAGGTATTGTGGCTGATGGTATGGGCGGACATCAAGCAGGAGACACGGCGAGTTACTTAGCAGTAACGGGAATTGGCGAGTTATGGCAAGAAACCAATTTGTATAAACAAAATGACGTGGCAAGATGGGTTGTCTCAGCGATTCAAAAAGAAAATGAGGTTATTTACACAGAAGGTAGCAGTAACCCAGATAAATACGGTATGGGAACAACGATTGTTGTGGTGGCTCTTTTAGGTGAAAATATTTTATTAGGACATGTAGGCGATAGCCGTGCTTACATTATCAGAAATAACGGAATTAAGCAGTTGACAGATGACCATTCCTTAGTGAATGAACTGGTAAAAACTGGAGAAATTACATTAGATATGGCAGCTAAACATCCTAAAAAGAATGTGTTAGTCAGGTCTGTGGGTGTTCCAGGTGAGGTTGAAGTGGATTTATCAGTGGTGGCAATTTCTGAAAATGATCATATTTTGTTATGTTCTGACGGATTAAGTAATATGCTTTCTGATACTTATATGAAGAGCATTGTTTCACAACCAGATTCGTTGAAAAAACGTGTGGAACAATTGATTAGTGAGGCCAATGAAGCAGGTGGAACAGACAATATCACCGCTTTATTAATTGATTTTAAAACTCCAAGTAAGGAGGCCTTTGATAAATGA